One segment of Solanum stenotomum isolate F172 chromosome 1, ASM1918654v1, whole genome shotgun sequence DNA contains the following:
- the LOC125861396 gene encoding uncharacterized protein LOC125861396, which yields MDVWSWICELLDSEKWSIENDDSFLIYNLATSITNSSQSIQFKAEKKLDPNNTETNSSLVFSICLLGFHDTSQEEVTIWVSDTCPLSSDKPFLPLVLQLLQEIISRSPTAHDSVCPRSHVQKLQPDPVSWILDSHSPESFSSFFNLIFLTRLFWMFAFDAPAAVGSLYFHSLLAPNLEAFSCKHAPVLRTFFITVGTDVELCFMRTFGYMLAKWLILREVGGVGLKSLTPLASHYLGFSYATEAHGLWMLKGYAPVKAMKPTRMNFDKFQFPVIESKEIALKYTLAHQQLEAVIQFEYTVGFYDGFIQVRARLDNIRLGVARLGFNKNDDEEDSYLQEKHFPSRIRVWVGPEIGANYVGGLSLGRSTNNVEREFEMQRVLKGNFGNSKQPEVKTRAKMATKSKMKNWRWDQEAEGNAAVYEAILYDHVSGCEIATWKPDNGDDKNNQLMNNFRGRYFGGNRAFSKKGGLVFAGEECGEEVGWRLSKEMEGSVLKWRVGGQVWLSYWPNNVKSSYYETRLVEWCDEVDLPLIPGKIF from the coding sequence ATGGATGTTTGGTCTTGGATATGTGAACTTCTTGACTCAGAAAAATGGAGTATCGAGAATGATGATTCCTTTCTCATTTATAATCTTGCTACTTCCATAACCAATTCCAGTCAGTCAATTCAATTCAAAGCTGAGAAAAAACTTGACCCTAATAACACAGAGACAAATTCTTCATTGGTTTTCTCTATATGTTTGTTGGGGTTTCATGACACCTCTCAAGAAGAGGTGACCATCTGGGTTTCTGACACGTGTCCTCTTTCATCGGACAAGCCATTCTTGCCACTTGTTTTACAACTTCTTCAAGAAATCATTTCACGTTCACCCACGGCGCATGATAGCGTATGCCCACGTTCCCACGTCCAGAAGCTCCAACCCGACCCGGTTTCATGGATCCTCGATTCCCACTCACCGGAATCATTCTCAAGCTTCTTCAATCTCATCTTCCTCACGCGACTTTTCTGGATGTTTGCATTCGACGCACCGGCGGCGGTGGGGTCTCTTTATTTCCACTCGCTGCTAGCTCCGAACCTTGAAGCCTTCTCGTGCAAGCACGCGCCTGTCCTGCGAACCTTCTTTATAACAGTAGGGACTGACGTGGAACTTTGTTTCATGCGCACGTTTGGGTACATGTTAGCAAAATGGTTGATTTTAAGAGAAGTTGGCGGCGTAGGATTAAAGTCGTTAACGCCGTTAGCATCTCATTACTTAGGATTTTCATACGCCACGGAGGCTCACGGGTTATGGATGTTAAAAGGATACGCGCCTGTAAAGGCAATGAAACCCACGCGCATGAATTTTGACAAATTTCAATTTCCTGTTATTGAATCGAAAGAAATTGCACTAAAATATACACTGGCCCATCAACAGCTTGAGGCTGTGATACAGTTTGAGTATACAGTTGGATTCTATGATGGGTTTATCCAAgttagagcccgtttggataaCATACGTCTTGGTGTGGCAAGATTGGGCTTTAACaaaaatgatgatgaagaagattcTTATTTGCAAGAGAAGCATTTTCCATCTAGGATTCGAGTTTGGGTTGGGCCAGAAATTGGTGCTAATTATGTTGGCGGGTTAAGTTTGGGCCGGTCCACTAACAACGTCGAACGGGAATTTGAAATGCAAAGGGTCTTAAAGGGCAATTTCGGAAACTCAAAACAACCAGAAGTGAAGACAAGGGCAAAGATGGCAACAAAATCAAAGATGAAAAATTGGAGGTGGGACCAAGAAGCGGAAGGGAATGCAGCTGTATACGAAGCGATATTATATGACCACGTGTCAGGGTGTGAAATCGCCACGTGGAAGCCGGATAACGGGGATGATAAGAATAATCAACTTATGAACAATTTTAGAGGAAGATATTTTGGAGGGAATAGGGCATTTAGTAAGAAGGGTGGTTTGGTATTTGCTGGGGAGGAATGTGGTGAAGAAGTAGGATGGAGATTGAGCAAAGAAATGGAAGGAAGTGTGTTGAAATGGAGAGTAGGGGGTCAAGTATGGTTAAGTTATTGGCCAAATAATGTAAAAAGTTCATATTACGAGACTAGGCTTGTGGAATGGTGTGATGAGGTAGATTTGCCTTTGATTCCTGGGAAAATATTTTAG